In Bradyrhizobium symbiodeficiens, the genomic stretch GCGATGAAGCCGAGCGGAATGGCGATGAGGGCGGGCAAATCGATTTCAATGCCTTCGACCCTGATTTTCTCCGTGGAGGCGTCAGACGACGACATAGCGGAAAATTCGCCTCCAAGATCCTGGAGGAATTTCCTGAATTCGATTGTTCTCACACCCTCGTGCGAATGAAGGCGATGGTGGATGCGTGCAATCATCGAGACGCGATTGGCCGCCGCGAGCAATTGTGAGGCCGCTTCAGGGCTGGTCGAATTGCGGCTCTGCAGCGAAAGAAGGCTGATGGTCATCTGGAGATCGTTCAACAGCCGATGGTCGGATTCCGCCTTCAAGAGTTGCTGTCTGTGGATCAATTCGTCCTTTTGAAGAAGCAGTGCTTCGCTCTTCGCAAGCGCCTTACGCAATCGAACTGCGGTGAGCCGTGGATCCGTCAACTCAGCAGCGGGCAGGCATTGATCCGGATTCTGAAAGATCACGCCCGAAGGCGGGTCCGCACCGCCTGACGTCTTTTCATCAATCATGATTGGCCCCCGTGAGAGAGAGTCTCACCGCATTCAACTGGAAGATGAGCCTAGAGCCGCAAGAGAAGGCCCGATTGATGCAAATCAACTATGTCCGGCACCCGACATTATCTCTTTGCGCATGCACCGTTCGATGCGGTCGCGCTCGGTATCCCACTACTGGGTGGGCGAACGTTTATTGCCGCCTCGGTGGACAGCTTTCGTTTCGGAGTTGCTGGATGAGCCCGGCGGCGATCCGGAACCCTTGATCGAAGGGTTCGTTGAGTTACCGCGCGTCTGCGCACGGAGTACTTCCAATGACAAATAAGCCATCAGCCTCTGCCCAAAAGACCTCTGCCGACAAGCACAAGGGAATGATGGGAGACGGCACGGAAGAGCAAAACCTCAACCAACCAGGTAAACCCGGCGCTCGCATCGATAAGGAAGAGGTGACTGCGGCCTTCGAAAAGAAGGCGCCCCCGAAATCGTGACGCGCGCATAGCGGCGCTCCGCCAATGATAAGGCCGCCTCAACGGGCGGCCTTATTTCAATGAGCTCAGCGAGCGCGATCCCTGCGAAAAAGTGCGTCCGTAAAGCGGCGCTTCTGTTGATCGTCGAGACTGCTGTAAAGCGGTTGGGCGGCGTCTGCGAGCTTCTTGCGGGCATTCGCCTCGTCGATCTGCTGGTCAGCATCGCTGCGCATCTGGTCGATGAGATCGACGCTGCCCCGTTGCCTGGCGTGGGCATTTCGCCAGGCAATCCGTTGTTCGGTCTGCTTCTTCCACATATCCACCGCTGCGGTTTCGAAAGCAGACCAGTTCTTCTCCTGCTCCGGTGTGAGACGCAGGTCAGCCTTCATCTGGGCGGCGCGCGCCGCCGCCTGATCTGTGATTTGGCCCGCGGTCAGCTCTATGGGGTCCGAACGGTCCCGCGCGACTGCCGATCCAGTCATTGCAGTGCCGGTCAGCAAGACCGCAGTCGTGACGAGCATAAGGGTCTTCCGCATGAATTCTCCTCCTGGGGATGTGTGAGTCGAGAATGCACCGGGTCGCGCTGCCGCATCACGCAACGCCCCCGGAGAACAAGGACGACAACTTACTTGAGGGCAGAGAACCAACTGTCGATGTCCTTGCGAACCTGATCCTTTGCAAAGCCATATCGCTGTTGAAGCCGACCTTCGAGCTGGTCGCGCTTGCCGTTGATCGCGGTGAGATCGTCGTCAGTCAACTTGCCCCACTGCTCCTTCACTTTGCCTCGGAGCTCCTTCCAGTTTCCTTCAATTTGATTCCAGTCCATCGTGTGTCTCCAGATTTCAGTGTGAACAAACTACCGCGTCATCGCCGTTGCTGAGCCGTTGCGGCTGCGACAGAGATTGCCAGGCCCAGACAACGTCGAGCGTGCCCTCAGTACGGAGCGTAGTATTGACGGCGATAGGGATAGGGGCCGCCGCCGTAGTAGCCTGGTGCATAGTAGCCCGGGCCGTAGTAAGAGGGCCCGTAAGCCCCATAGGCGGCCACTCCGGCCGCGGCACCCAGAATTCCAAGACCGATGGCGGCGCCGGGAGCGCGCCGGTAGACGCGACCACCACGGTAGTGGCGCCGGTAATAGACTTCCGTCATTTCGGATGAGGCCGCCGCTTGTGTCGGAAGAGCCGTGCTCGGCGAAATCGGAGCTGCTCCCGAAGGGAGTACCGAGCCGAGCATCGCAGCACCGAAGAGCGCGACGGTAATCGCCGATGTCCTTGTCTGCATATTCATCACTGTATCCTCTCGAATTTGGAGCATCTCAAGCGTCAGTGGCCTGCGTATCGCCAGGTGGGCTTGGTGGCTGCCCAGTTGCAGCGGCTGACGAAGAGCCTCAACGTAGAGTGCTCTCAAGGTCCATGGCAGGTCTTAAAGCCTCGCGGTTCTCGCGAAGCGATAGACCTGCAGGTGTATCCGCGCTGTGACTTGATCGATTACTTGGCGCAAGCCTTGTCGGCTTTCAAAGCCGCTTCTGCCGAAGCCTTTGTGGTGTGGGCGGCGCCGACGACCTTCATGTTGCTGCCGGTAGCAGGCTGGCTCTCGACGATCTGACACTTCATCGTCGCGGTATCCTGAGCCAGGTAAAACGACGAGGGCGATTGCCCAACGGTCTTGCCGGTCTCAGCCGCGAATAACGGAGATGCGAGTGCGAGGACTGCGACCGTCGCCAATAGGGTGCGTTTCATGGAATCCACCAATTCTTGTTCGTCCGGGATCGGACAAAGAACGAATAGAAGCGGCGGACAGGCGTTCCCGCCTATGGCGGGTTTGTTTTTCGCGAACGAATTGACGTGGATCAACGACGGCTTCGAATATCTGTGGGCAGCCCGACCAGCATATCAGACTGCCCAGACCGAGGTTGCCGTCGTTACGGGCAGGGATGCCGCAGGCCATCATAGCCGAGATAGGTTCCGGAATACGGGTCATAGGACCTGAAGCGCCGTGCGCAATAGCCGACCGCGTCGTCAACATAGGGAGGCGGAGCGACGTAGGCCGGTCCGTAGCCGGGGCCATAGCCATAATACCCGTAGGGTTGCGTTGCGCCAATGATCGCTCCGCCGATCAGAGCGCCGGCGATGCCCGCACCAATTCCAATTCCTGCACCGCCATGATAGCCGCCGCGCCAGCCGCGGCGATATTGCACCGTCTCTACCGATGGTGCCACCGCGCCACGCAGCATCAGCGGGGAAGTGAGCGGCGCCGCAGCGACGGGCGCGACTAGCCACGGCGTCGTGGCGGCAACGAGCGCAACAAGCGTGGTTTTGGACAATTTGCTCATATCAGCATCTCCAGATGCGTTTTCGGGTAGCGCGGCGATCTGCAGCCGGCGTCTTCGGAAAGATGCGCGATAATGATCCAGGAAGCCTTACGTGAATTGATCTAGCGCAACGTGAGCGCGCATCGATTGGACCGACTTGGTCTTGCCGATCGGAGAAATTCGCGAAGCAGTGCCCGGCGCGCGAGCGAGGGGCGATCTTTCCTTCATACGCAGTCGCGCACGCGCGTCGCTGCCAAGGCAGCACAGGGCGCTTCCATGCTTTCGTTCATCAGCGGGATCCTGATCATCTGCGTCGCCGGGGCACTTTGCTTCTGGGCCATCGACAGGTCCGTCAACGAAAGCCGGCCGGCAATCCGCCGAAGGTCGACCTAAGACGAGACAAAAACTTCTACGGACATCCCGGCAAAGGCGCCGGTGCTGCCGACGAAGCTGCCGGACACCGGGATGGTTTGCCGGATATCGCGCGCGACCGCGACCGGGATTAGATTGAAGCCGCCGAGGCTGCGATTGGTGGGGTCGAATGTGATCCAGCCGGCTCCCGGTACGAAGACCTCCGCCCACGCGTGGGTCGATCCCGCACCGCTCGACCCGATGCTCCGTCGTTCTGGATTGTAAAGATAGCCGGAGACGATTCTGGCTCCGAACCCGAGCATGCGTGCTGCTTCCGTGAAAAGCACCGCGAAATCCCGGCATGACCCCCAGCCGCGATGCAGGGTTTCTACCGGCGTTTGGGTGCCCTCGTCCTCACGGCTCTGATACCGGACAGCTTCGGAAACGCCGACGCTGAGGTCCTTTAGCAGCGACAGCGTGTCAGTCCGACTTCCTCGGACGAACATTTGTGCCCAATTTCGCAGGACCCCCGCCGGGTCCGAGAACTGGGGGAGGGCGAGGGCGCCGAGGTCGGTCCAGTCGTCGTCAGAATAGCGGAATGGGTAAGACATGGCGGAGACCGCGATATCGAACACCGGCCATGCGACGGCGTCGAGCTGAAGCTCCGCGACGCTGGCGATCACCAGATTTGAGGCCGTCATCTGAAACGTCGCCGTCGCGATCGCATTGCCAAACACATCGTGCGCCCAGGTCAAGGCCGCAGGCGGCGTCACCGTGACGTTGCTCGATATCAGACGAAGCTCGCGGCTTTCGCGCGGACGAAGCATCAGGCGGTGCGGCAACAGGCGCACATGTTCGTTGAATCGATAGGTTGTCGTGTGAAGAACCTTCAGCGTAGTCAGCGAAAGCTCCAATCGGGCAGCTTGTGACCTGGGCTCTTATCCAATGGCCCCTCGGGAAGTATGGCCGGGTTGAACCTGCCCATGCAAATGTCGATCCAGGCGCGACCAGGATGGTCGTAGCGCGCCGGGATTGTCGGCCGGGAGCGGGGTTCCGGGTAGCCGCGGATTTGGTTGGCTGACCTGCACGCCCATATCCGCAATTCGCATAAGGTATATTATGGAATATCTTTTTGTACAATCAGATCAGTTATTTAGACCGAACTCCTATCACAGCACCTTTGCCCGGGCGTAATTTTCAGTCCGGGCCTCAAACGCCGCCCCGATGCTTGACGGCTACTGTGCATGAGGTTGTTTTTCAGATTTTGCATCAGGGTCCATCTCGCCGAAAGCCGATATTGCCGTGACCTTGTCCGGCTGCAATAAGCGAGACCTCGCGAGATCGCAGATGACCTTCAGGGCTTCCGTCCGTATAGGTTTGCGACTCAGAACAACAACAAACTTCCGAGGAAGCAGACCCATGGTCTTTTCAACGCGCTTTTCCCGCCGCACGCTTCTCAAAGCCTCCGCCGCGACCGCGGTCCTGGGCGGCATCGGTGCGCCCCATGTGGCCCGCGCCCAGAGCGCCGAGTTCACCTACAAGTACGCCAACAACCTGCCGGACACCCATCCGATGAACGTCCGCGCCAAGGAGATGGCGGCGGCGATCAAGACCGAGACCAACGGCAAGTTCGACCTCCAGATCTTCCCGAACAACCAGCTCGGGTCCGACACCGACATGCTGAGCCAGATCCGCTCTGGCGGCGTCGAATTCTTCACGCTGTCCGGCCTGATCCTGTCGACGCTGGTGCCGGCGGCCTCCATCAACGGCATCGGCTTCGCGTTCCCGGACTACGACACGGTGTGGAAGGCGATGGACGGCGACCTCGGCGCCCATGTCCGCGGCGAGATCAAGAAGGCCGGCCTCGAGGTCATGGACAAGATCTGGGACAACGGCTTCCGCCAGACCACCTCGTCGAGCAAGCCGATCACAGGCCCCGACGACCTCAAGGGCTTCAAGATCCGCGTGCCGGTGTCGCCGCTGTGGACCTCGATGTTCAAGGCGTTCGACGCGGCGCCCGCCTCGATCAATTTCAGCGAGGTCTATTCGGCGCTGCAGACCAAGATCGTCGAGGGCCAGGAGAATCCGCTGGCGATCATTTCGACCGCCAAGCTCTACGAGGTGCAGAAATACTGCTCGCTGACCAACCACATGTGGGACGGCTTCTGGTTCCTGGCCAACCGCCGCGCGTGGGAAAAGCTGCCGCAGGACGTGCGCACGATCGTTGCCAAGAACATCAACGCCGCCGCGGTCAAGGAACGCGAGGACACCGCCAAGCTCAATGCCAACCTGCAGCAGGAGCTCGCGACCAAGGGCTTGACCTTCAATCAGCCCACGGTGGCGCCGTTCCGTGACAAGCTGCGGACCGCCGGCTTCTACGCCGAGTGGAAGGGCAAGTATGGCGACCAGGCCTGGGACCTGCTGGAAAAGGCAGTCGGCAAGCTGTCGTAACCCGTTGGGGCCGTCATGGCTCATGTCGAGGTCGAGGTGACCGCAGTGGCGGGCGAGGTGGCGTTTCAGTCCCCTCGCCGACCTTCCGTGCTGGCTTCGCTCGAGCGCGTGCTTGGTCTCGTCGTCGAGATCCCGGCGGCGACCCTGGTCGTCGCCGAGATCGTGATCCTGTTTGCCGGCGTGGTCGCGCGCTACGGCCTGCACCGGCCGCTGATCTGGTCGGACGAACTCGCCTCGATCCTGTTCCTGTGGCTCGCCATGCTGGGCGCGGCGGTTGCGTTCCGCCGCTCCGAGCACATGCGCATGACCGCGATCGTGGCCAGCGCCAAGCCGTCCATGCGGGCCTATCTGGATCTGGTCGCGACCTCTGCGGCGCTGGCATTCCTGGTCCTGATCGTCTGGCCGGCCTGCGACTACGCCTATGAAGAAAGCTACATCACCACGCCGGCGCTGCAGATCTCGAACATGTGGCGCGCCGCCGCGCTGCCGGTCGGCATCGGCCTGATGGCGGCGTTTGCCTTGCTGCGGCTGCTGCGCACGGCCGATTGGCGGACGGTCGCCGCGGCCATAGCCACGGTTGCCGTCATTATCGGCCTGTTCTGGCTGGCAGAGCCGTCGCTGCGGCCGCTCGGCAATCTCAACCTCGTCATCTTCTTCGTCGGCGTCGCCGGCTTCTGCGTCTTCGCCGGCGTTCCCATTGCGTTCGGCTTCGGCCTTGCGATCTTCGGCTATCTCGCGCTGACGACACGGACGCCGGTCATGGTTCTGGTCGGTCGGATGGACGAGGGCATGAGCCATCTCATCCTGCTCTCGGTGCCGCTGTTCGTGTTTCTGGGGCTCTTGATCGAGATGACCGGCATGGCGCGGGCCATGGTGGCGTTTCTCGCGAGCCTGCTCGGCCATGTCCGCGGCGGCCTGCATTACGTGCTGGTCGGCGCCATGTACCTGGTCTCGGGCATATCCGGCGCCAAGGCCGCCGACATGGCGGCCGTCGCGCCCGTGCTGTTTCCGGAGATGAAACAGCGCGGCGCCAAGCCCGGCGATCTCGTCGCACTTCTGGCGGCGACCGGAGCCCAGACCGAGACCATTCCGCCGAGCCTCGTGCTGATCACGATCGGCTCGGTCACCGGCGTCTCGATCGCCGCCCTGTTCACCGGCGGCCTCCTGCCCGGCGTCGTGCTCGCGATCACGCTCTGCATGCTGGTGTGGTGGCGCTACCGCCACGAGGACATGAGCCACGTCCGCCGCGCCACGGGCGGCGAGATCGGCAAGACCTTCGTCATCGCCCTGCCCGCGCTCGCCCTGCCCTTCGTGATCCGCTATGCCGTGGTCGAGGGGATCGCGACGGCGACCGAGGTCTCCACCATCGGCATCGTCTATGGTGCCCTGGTCGGCCTCCTCGTCTACCGCCGCTTCGACTGGTCGCGGCTGTTTCCGATGCTGGTCGAGACCGCCGCGCTGTCCGGCGCCATCCTGCTGATCATCGGCACTGCGACCGGGATGGCCTGGGGCCTGACCCAATCAGGCTTCTCGCGCTCGCTGGCCGCGGCCATGACCGGATTGCCGGGGGGAGCAGCGACCTTCATCGCGGTGTCGATCCTGGCCTTCACCATCCTCGGCAGCGTGCTGGAGGGCATCCCGGCGATCGTGCTGTTCGGGCCGTTGCTGTTTCCGATCGCCCGGGCCGTCGGCGTGCACGAGGTGCACTACGCCATGGTGATCATTCTCGCCATGGGTATCGGGCTATTCGCCCCGCCGTT encodes the following:
- a CDS encoding Spy/CpxP family protein refolding chaperone, with the translated sequence MRKTLMLVTTAVLLTGTAMTGSAVARDRSDPIELTAGQITDQAAARAAQMKADLRLTPEQEKNWSAFETAAVDMWKKQTEQRIAWRNAHARQRGSVDLIDQMRSDADQQIDEANARKKLADAAQPLYSSLDDQQKRRFTDALFRRDRAR
- a CDS encoding transglutaminase family protein codes for the protein MTTLKVLHTTTYRFNEHVRLLPHRLMLRPRESRELRLISSNVTVTPPAALTWAHDVFGNAIATATFQMTASNLVIASVAELQLDAVAWPVFDIAVSAMSYPFRYSDDDWTDLGALALPQFSDPAGVLRNWAQMFVRGSRTDTLSLLKDLSVGVSEAVRYQSREDEGTQTPVETLHRGWGSCRDFAVLFTEAARMLGFGARIVSGYLYNPERRSIGSSGAGSTHAWAEVFVPGAGWITFDPTNRSLGGFNLIPVAVARDIRQTIPVSGSFVGSTGAFAGMSVEVFVSS
- a CDS encoding TRAP transporter substrate-binding protein; this encodes MVFSTRFSRRTLLKASAATAVLGGIGAPHVARAQSAEFTYKYANNLPDTHPMNVRAKEMAAAIKTETNGKFDLQIFPNNQLGSDTDMLSQIRSGGVEFFTLSGLILSTLVPAASINGIGFAFPDYDTVWKAMDGDLGAHVRGEIKKAGLEVMDKIWDNGFRQTTSSSKPITGPDDLKGFKIRVPVSPLWTSMFKAFDAAPASINFSEVYSALQTKIVEGQENPLAIISTAKLYEVQKYCSLTNHMWDGFWFLANRRAWEKLPQDVRTIVAKNINAAAVKEREDTAKLNANLQQELATKGLTFNQPTVAPFRDKLRTAGFYAEWKGKYGDQAWDLLEKAVGKLS
- a CDS encoding TRAP transporter large permease subunit, producing MAHVEVEVTAVAGEVAFQSPRRPSVLASLERVLGLVVEIPAATLVVAEIVILFAGVVARYGLHRPLIWSDELASILFLWLAMLGAAVAFRRSEHMRMTAIVASAKPSMRAYLDLVATSAALAFLVLIVWPACDYAYEESYITTPALQISNMWRAAALPVGIGLMAAFALLRLLRTADWRTVAAAIATVAVIIGLFWLAEPSLRPLGNLNLVIFFVGVAGFCVFAGVPIAFGFGLAIFGYLALTTRTPVMVLVGRMDEGMSHLILLSVPLFVFLGLLIEMTGMARAMVAFLASLLGHVRGGLHYVLVGAMYLVSGISGAKAADMAAVAPVLFPEMKQRGAKPGDLVALLAATGAQTETIPPSLVLITIGSVTGVSIAALFTGGLLPGVVLAITLCMLVWWRYRHEDMSHVRRATGGEIGKTFVIALPALALPFVIRYAVVEGIATATEVSTIGIVYGALVGLLVYRRFDWSRLFPMLVETAALSGAILLIIGTATGMAWGLTQSGFSRSLAAAMTGLPGGAATFIAVSILAFTILGSVLEGIPAIVLFGPLLFPIARAVGVHEVHYAMVIILAMGIGLFAPPFGVGYYAACAIGRVDPAEGIRPIWGYLLALLVGLIIVAIFPWISIGFL
- a CDS encoding BA14K family protein, which produces MSKLSKTTLVALVAATTPWLVAPVAAAPLTSPLMLRGAVAPSVETVQYRRGWRGGYHGGAGIGIGAGIAGALIGGAIIGATQPYGYYGYGPGYGPAYVAPPPYVDDAVGYCARRFRSYDPYSGTYLGYDGLRHPCP
- a CDS encoding sensor histidine kinase codes for the protein MIDEKTSGGADPPSGVIFQNPDQCLPAAELTDPRLTAVRLRKALAKSEALLLQKDELIHRQQLLKAESDHRLLNDLQMTISLLSLQSRNSTSPEAASQLLAAANRVSMIARIHHRLHSHEGVRTIEFRKFLQDLGGEFSAMSSSDASTEKIRVEGIEIDLPALIAIPLGFIANELITNAAKYGKGRIAISLGPDPKHGYALSVSNDGPPLPEGFDPGASKGLGMRIVRSFTDQIGGELQIGRGADGQGARFTVLFSAPTEASV
- a CDS encoding CsbD family protein, translating into MDWNQIEGNWKELRGKVKEQWGKLTDDDLTAINGKRDQLEGRLQQRYGFAKDQVRKDIDSWFSALK